From the Leptospira sp. WS60.C2 genome, one window contains:
- a CDS encoding response regulator, giving the protein MINLLAVDDEMINLMIIDESLSDKGFSVVKAKDGEEAFQILNSDTIVFHAIILDRLMPKMDGIELLKKIKRSEKYRDIPVIFQTAMSSITDMTEGLDAGAFYYLTKPYSRALLVRIVQTAVEHFIKLQRAKEDLHKGMGALRHMVTGEFRIRSIRESHELAPLLANACPDPERVLTGIMEILNNAIEHGNLGISYQEKSELHDNDKLMEEIFRRLDTPEYKDKFVKVTFERDAERIEMRISDQGKGFDWKRYLSIEAMTKNAFKTHGRGIFMAKKLSFDDLTYIDEGRTAIIRIDLNTKPGNLLTDFQE; this is encoded by the coding sequence ATGATCAATCTGCTAGCTGTTGATGATGAAATGATCAATTTAATGATCATAGATGAGTCATTATCTGATAAAGGTTTTTCCGTCGTCAAAGCCAAGGACGGGGAAGAGGCATTTCAAATCTTAAATTCTGATACGATTGTGTTTCATGCCATTATCTTGGATCGGTTGATGCCGAAGATGGATGGAATAGAACTTTTAAAAAAAATCAAACGATCTGAAAAATACCGAGACATTCCTGTGATCTTTCAAACAGCGATGAGTTCTATCACCGATATGACAGAAGGGCTTGATGCAGGAGCTTTTTATTATCTTACAAAACCATACTCACGCGCATTACTCGTAAGAATTGTGCAAACTGCTGTCGAACATTTTATCAAATTGCAAAGAGCTAAGGAAGACCTTCATAAAGGGATGGGTGCTCTTCGCCACATGGTGACTGGAGAATTTCGGATTCGATCCATTCGTGAATCGCATGAGCTTGCTCCATTACTCGCCAACGCATGCCCTGATCCTGAACGTGTGTTAACTGGAATAATGGAAATTCTAAACAATGCCATTGAACATGGAAATTTGGGAATTTCTTACCAAGAAAAATCAGAACTTCATGATAATGATAAGCTGATGGAAGAGATTTTTAGAAGATTAGACACACCTGAATACAAAGACAAATTTGTAAAAGTTACCTTCGAAAGAGATGCAGAACGAATTGAAATGCGTATCAGTGACCAAGGAAAAGGCTTTGATTGGAAGCGATACCTCTCCATCGAAGCAATGACAAAAAATGCGTTCAAAACGCACGGTCGTGGGATTTTTATGGCAAAAAAATTATCGTTTGATGATCTCACTTACATCGATGAAGGTAGAACTGCTATCATTCGTATCGACTTGAATACAAAACCAGGCAATTTACTCACAGATTTTCAAGAGTGA
- a CDS encoding nitrilase-related carbon-nitrogen hydrolase, translated as MRFFVSFSILLSLGTVTIHCKKQTLEYSVLLEAIPKPNIFFQKEGKGKRGTVIGIEPYVNQFSYATEESLYLSLKEYFQMAKDNEVIFVDRSVVILPEYIGTWLVVTAEDQSIFVSGTILEAIEQLVKHNLGSFLWYYLFSNSYASDHLKETLFRMKAWQMSDRYQSIFSRLALEYRVAILAGSIVLPHPKVVEGKITPTDGPLENVSFYFHPDGRVDEKIVRKLFPIADEKEFLLEGKTDENPTFRTPLGKLYTMVCADSWFPEVYKELTHSEAEILAVPSFVSPADAWQTKWKGYSGYANPKDVVTKDIGTITEKTAWKKYSMLGRLKDPNVKLGINVFFRGELWDLSASGDAFFQWMGKPVNNLVKDQKIQGRLYAFYL; from the coding sequence ATGCGTTTTTTTGTCTCTTTTTCGATTTTACTTTCCTTGGGAACTGTAACGATCCATTGCAAAAAACAAACTTTGGAATATTCTGTTCTCTTGGAGGCAATTCCCAAACCGAACATTTTTTTCCAAAAAGAAGGCAAAGGAAAACGGGGCACGGTCATTGGAATCGAACCATATGTAAACCAGTTCAGTTATGCTACAGAGGAAAGTCTTTATCTCAGTTTAAAAGAATACTTCCAAATGGCAAAAGACAATGAAGTGATTTTTGTGGACCGAAGTGTTGTGATTTTACCTGAATACATAGGGACTTGGCTAGTTGTGACGGCCGAGGATCAATCGATTTTTGTATCAGGAACCATCTTAGAAGCGATTGAGCAACTCGTGAAACACAACCTGGGATCTTTCCTTTGGTATTATCTTTTTAGCAATTCTTATGCATCGGATCATTTGAAAGAAACCCTCTTTCGGATGAAAGCGTGGCAAATGTCGGATCGTTACCAATCCATCTTTTCTCGATTAGCCTTAGAATACCGAGTGGCGATCCTTGCTGGCTCTATTGTGTTACCTCATCCTAAGGTAGTGGAAGGAAAAATCACTCCGACAGATGGTCCTTTAGAAAATGTGAGTTTTTACTTTCATCCCGATGGAAGAGTCGATGAAAAGATCGTTCGTAAACTCTTTCCCATCGCCGATGAGAAAGAATTTTTGTTGGAAGGGAAAACAGATGAGAACCCAACCTTCCGAACACCACTTGGGAAATTATACACAATGGTTTGTGCCGATTCTTGGTTCCCTGAGGTGTACAAAGAACTTACCCACTCCGAAGCGGAAATTCTAGCAGTTCCTTCTTTTGTCTCACCTGCAGATGCCTGGCAGACAAAGTGGAAGGGTTACAGTGGTTATGCGAACCCTAAGGATGTCGTCACAAAAGACATTGGCACCATCACGGAAAAAACCGCCTGGAAAAAGTATTCTATGTTGGGGAGATTGAAAGACCCCAATGTCAAACTCGGGATCAATGTTTTTTTTCGCGGAGAACTTTGGGATCTTTCTGCCAGTGGAGATGCCTTTTTCCAATGGATGGGAAAACCAGTGAACAATTTGGTGAAAGATCAAAAAATACAAGGAAGGTTGTATGCATTCTATCTCTAG
- a CDS encoding FAD-dependent oxidoreductase, protein MKKMGVYRDYKSYQTGEVITVDVVVIGSGCGGATMAYELSKKGIKVALLEQGGNYHTGTFDNNELNMAGKVSAERNFHTTNDGGINLVYGNNLGGASVHYWADSYRTPEDRLLLWNRKYGIEHHLPEDLDPYWKGLETDLHVTPASEESFNPMNRLFRNASQRLGWEGHNVPQARKNCQKSGHCMQGCLFGAKQSQLITHIPSAVRLGTDVYTDLRAERLDIVGNQVKGVEAVVIDRRTLRPTQTKLRFQSKAVCVSAGGFGSSKFLLKNGLKKRLPALGKFLAINPSPMVHALYEEPIIQWRNIPAAYGVEGFRLAKFQNGSYKEGGYMLMPNQLQPGTLAALLPSFGKDHFRYMKQLEYLGGTIGWIDDVEGELGSIDVDFFGKSKVNYPFGKITKQIFSDLTYKQMKLNFEAGAKEVFLAGMKLRTYTKLPKKEEIDALAWRPAEFPMAAPHPAGGCRMGKSSETSVVNSKHQVHGFQNLFVADSSVFPTGVSVDPSFTIMAFSKKASEYIADVI, encoded by the coding sequence ATGAAAAAAATGGGTGTGTATCGAGATTACAAGAGTTACCAAACAGGGGAAGTGATCACAGTCGATGTGGTCGTGATTGGGTCTGGTTGTGGTGGTGCCACAATGGCGTATGAACTTTCCAAAAAAGGAATCAAAGTGGCACTCCTCGAACAAGGGGGAAACTACCATACAGGCACCTTTGATAATAACGAATTGAATATGGCAGGGAAAGTGTCTGCCGAACGAAATTTTCATACTACAAATGATGGTGGGATCAATTTGGTGTATGGGAATAATTTAGGGGGAGCTTCTGTTCACTACTGGGCTGATAGTTACCGAACTCCCGAAGATCGCCTTCTATTATGGAATCGGAAGTATGGGATCGAACACCATCTCCCAGAAGACTTGGATCCGTATTGGAAAGGCTTGGAGACGGACTTACATGTCACTCCCGCTTCCGAAGAATCCTTCAATCCAATGAATCGGTTGTTTCGAAACGCATCACAACGATTAGGTTGGGAAGGACATAACGTTCCCCAAGCCAGGAAAAATTGCCAAAAGTCAGGGCATTGTATGCAAGGTTGTCTCTTTGGCGCGAAACAATCACAACTCATCACTCATATTCCAAGTGCCGTGCGACTGGGTACCGATGTGTATACAGACTTACGAGCCGAACGACTCGACATTGTGGGAAACCAAGTGAAGGGAGTCGAAGCTGTGGTGATCGACAGGCGAACTTTAAGACCCACCCAAACCAAACTTCGCTTCCAATCCAAAGCGGTTTGTGTCTCGGCTGGTGGTTTTGGGAGTAGTAAGTTTTTACTGAAGAATGGACTGAAAAAACGACTACCAGCACTCGGGAAGTTTTTAGCGATCAACCCTTCCCCCATGGTACATGCGCTATATGAAGAACCAATCATCCAATGGCGAAATATTCCAGCGGCGTATGGAGTGGAAGGATTTCGGTTGGCAAAATTCCAAAATGGTTCTTACAAAGAAGGTGGGTATATGCTCATGCCAAACCAATTGCAACCAGGCACGCTTGCGGCATTACTTCCGAGTTTTGGAAAAGACCACTTTCGCTATATGAAACAACTAGAGTATTTGGGTGGAACCATTGGTTGGATTGATGATGTGGAAGGGGAGCTTGGCTCCATTGACGTGGATTTTTTTGGAAAATCAAAAGTCAATTATCCCTTTGGAAAAATCACCAAACAAATCTTTAGCGATCTCACTTATAAGCAGATGAAATTGAATTTTGAAGCAGGCGCCAAAGAGGTGTTCCTTGCGGGAATGAAACTTCGAACATACACCAAGTTACCAAAAAAAGAAGAAATCGATGCCTTGGCTTGGAGGCCTGCTGAGTTCCCGATGGCGGCCCCTCACCCTGCTGGTGGTTGCCGTATGGGAAAATCGAGCGAGACTTCTGTTGTGAATTCCAAACACCAAGTGCATGGATTTCAAAATCTATTTGTGGCAGACTCTTCTGTCTTTCCTACAGGTGTCAGTGTGGATCCTAGTTTTACCATTATGGCATTTAGTAAAAAAGCATCCGAATATATAGCGGACGTTATATAA
- the rlmD gene encoding 23S rRNA (uracil(1939)-C(5))-methyltransferase RlmD, producing the protein MTTTKTNNSICTHFGTCGGCDFLDIDYTKELRKKEQNIKELFKAYRHVEFKTIVPSPSPEYYRHKIQLPFGRRNVGNKTLLTLGLFNRESTFVLDQTECQIQDPGLTEVALAVKQWARREGLLPYNEKSKRGMMKYLVARKSISTGEIILGIVTAKEDLPHAKDASKRLHTAIQNRIGKSGKFGKLVGIIHNINTKHTTMALGREEHLLWGRPYIHEHFGKHKFRVGLSTFLQVNPIQTPSLYNLVLDEMDKDTRVIDAYSGIGTISFWIAGQCKEVLGIEENPNSHRTALESVKFNKVHNVRFRKGRVAEVLPTLYGKNYDTIILDPPRTGLGPEVAETILGMGFKKIVYVSCDPISLREDTNLLTRQYFLNSLQPVDMFPRTDHVETVAVFRNKNLI; encoded by the coding sequence ATGACGACCACAAAAACAAACAATTCTATCTGTACACACTTTGGCACTTGTGGTGGTTGTGATTTTCTAGACATCGACTATACAAAAGAACTGCGAAAAAAAGAACAAAACATCAAGGAACTCTTCAAGGCATACCGTCATGTGGAGTTCAAAACAATTGTTCCCAGTCCCTCCCCCGAGTACTACCGTCACAAAATCCAACTGCCCTTTGGCCGAAGGAACGTCGGAAACAAAACCCTACTGACGCTGGGTTTATTCAATCGAGAATCCACCTTTGTTTTGGACCAAACCGAATGCCAAATCCAAGACCCTGGTTTAACAGAAGTGGCTCTTGCCGTCAAACAGTGGGCTAGGCGAGAAGGACTCCTTCCTTATAATGAAAAATCCAAACGTGGAATGATGAAATACTTGGTAGCAAGAAAGTCGATTTCCACAGGAGAGATCATTCTTGGGATTGTGACTGCCAAAGAAGACCTTCCTCACGCAAAGGATGCTTCCAAAAGACTTCACACTGCCATCCAAAACCGAATTGGGAAATCAGGAAAGTTTGGAAAATTAGTCGGAATCATTCACAACATCAATACAAAACACACAACGATGGCACTTGGTCGCGAAGAACATTTGTTATGGGGTAGACCGTACATTCATGAACATTTCGGAAAACACAAATTTCGAGTAGGCCTTTCTACCTTTTTACAAGTGAACCCTATCCAAACACCAAGTTTGTACAATTTAGTCTTAGACGAAATGGACAAAGACACTCGTGTGATCGATGCCTATTCGGGGATAGGAACCATTTCCTTTTGGATTGCAGGCCAATGTAAGGAAGTCCTTGGGATCGAGGAAAATCCAAACTCACATAGAACTGCTTTAGAATCAGTGAAGTTCAATAAAGTGCATAATGTTCGCTTTCGCAAAGGCCGAGTGGCAGAAGTGTTACCAACTCTTTACGGAAAAAATTACGATACCATCATTCTCGATCCACCACGAACAGGTCTTGGTCCCGAAGTGGCAGAAACCATTCTTGGGATGGGATTTAAAAAAATTGTCTATGTTTCGTGTGACCCAATAAGCCTCAGAGAAGATACAAACCTTCTCACCAGACAATACTTTTTGAATTCCTTGCAACCTGTGGACATGTTCCCAAGAACCGACCATGTGGAAACTGTCGCTGTCTTTCGAAATAAAAATCTTATATAA
- a CDS encoding quinone-dependent dihydroorotate dehydrogenase — translation MFYEHLIKPILFHLDPESAHHLAANFLALSKKIPFFHKILQSLFSYPSERLHQTIQGIHFPNPVGLAAGFDKTTELFPTMIHMGFGFIEVGTITAKEQPGNEKPRLFRYPKQNALVNRMGFNNPGADLAELHLRNQKKSGVRGINAGKSKVTALEDAVSDYVYTLKKLIPYGDYAVINISSPNTPGLRSLQSKQSLIDLIEGIQKEFLNQFPIPLYLKFAPDLTEEELVDNLNVCLEYKINGVILTNTTLDKQILGESNPPEGGLSGSPLFQKSLRFVSLAYKTLQGKIPIIGVGGIDSGEKALQMIEAGANLIQIYTGYIYEGPFLPYQICSYLDKVVKDRGYQSISQLVGSGNPK, via the coding sequence TTGTTTTACGAGCACCTGATCAAACCCATCTTATTCCATCTAGACCCAGAATCGGCACACCATTTGGCTGCTAACTTTCTCGCATTGTCAAAAAAGATTCCTTTTTTCCATAAAATCCTCCAATCGCTCTTTTCCTATCCATCGGAACGTTTACACCAAACCATCCAAGGCATCCATTTTCCAAATCCAGTTGGTCTTGCCGCTGGGTTTGACAAAACCACAGAATTGTTTCCCACTATGATCCATATGGGATTTGGATTCATCGAAGTGGGAACGATCACAGCCAAAGAACAACCTGGAAATGAAAAACCAAGACTCTTTCGGTATCCAAAACAGAATGCTCTGGTAAACCGAATGGGATTTAATAACCCAGGGGCGGACCTTGCGGAACTACACTTAAGAAACCAAAAGAAGTCTGGTGTGAGAGGAATCAATGCTGGTAAATCCAAGGTCACAGCATTAGAAGATGCCGTTAGTGATTATGTTTACACATTAAAAAAATTGATTCCTTACGGAGATTATGCGGTCATTAACATCAGTTCACCCAACACTCCTGGACTTCGTTCCTTACAATCAAAACAGAGTTTGATTGACCTCATTGAAGGAATCCAAAAAGAATTTTTGAACCAGTTCCCCATTCCCTTGTATTTAAAATTTGCCCCAGACTTAACTGAAGAAGAACTCGTCGATAACCTTAACGTTTGTTTGGAATACAAAATCAATGGTGTGATCCTAACCAACACCACTCTCGACAAACAAATTTTAGGTGAATCTAACCCACCTGAAGGTGGTTTATCGGGAAGTCCTTTGTTTCAAAAATCACTTCGATTTGTATCTCTTGCCTACAAAACTCTGCAAGGCAAAATTCCCATCATCGGTGTGGGAGGAATTGATTCTGGTGAAAAAGCTCTGCAAATGATCGAAGCTGGTGCCAATCTCATCCAAATCTACACTGGCTATATCTATGAAGGACCGTTTTTACCCTATCAAATTTGTTCTTACTTAGACAAAGTTGTGAAAGACAGGGGATACCAATCGATTAGCCAACTGGTTGGTTCAGGAAATCCAAAATGA
- a CDS encoding PAS domain S-box protein, which translates to MPSNSPISRIWQNPSAFPHEEVLRELENLLRSNPDFWLKINRDGIIVDYKTSRFVNIGDKPELLLGQHISVGLPPYLREIATEALAYLSDKKSLVFWKEYSYGIEPNIRHVEVRFVVLYDGYIMSNHRDITERKRLENAFLESESRFLSMAQNAADSIVIINDEGIIQFFNKTAENTFGYKQEEVIGKNVTIIIPHEYKDKHDGYLKRYKDTGEKHIIGEGREVIAQRKSGEIFPCELSVGEFKTKNGKMFTGILRDISQRKLQEEELYQYRNHLEELVESQTMDLKMSKNIAEEASYMKSLFLANISHELKTPIHAILSYAELGAEKSATVSPDKIKEYFQIIDSSGKRLLTLLENLLDIAKLESGKMRYLFERNCLKETTKFVINEMRAILEKRGITVVLLDKEERWEADFDYERIQQVIRNIISNALKFIPNDTNIEISLIKREFIPRKSQSYVKGIGIQIRDYGPGIPPEDLDKIFEKFIQSKQVKAGTKGTGLGLSISREIVNDHNGLLYAENHEEKGAVFTMLIPISREGSR; encoded by the coding sequence ATGCCATCGAATTCGCCTATATCTCGTATTTGGCAAAATCCTTCTGCCTTTCCCCATGAAGAGGTGTTAAGGGAGCTGGAGAATTTACTCCGGTCAAACCCAGATTTTTGGCTCAAAATAAATCGTGATGGAATCATCGTAGATTATAAAACTTCCAGGTTTGTTAATATCGGTGACAAACCAGAACTACTTCTTGGCCAACACATCAGCGTAGGTCTTCCACCATACTTACGTGAAATTGCAACGGAAGCACTGGCTTACTTGTCTGACAAAAAAAGTTTGGTATTCTGGAAAGAATATTCGTATGGAATTGAACCTAATATCCGTCATGTGGAAGTTAGGTTTGTGGTCTTATATGATGGTTATATCATGTCAAACCATCGTGATATCACAGAGCGTAAACGATTAGAAAATGCATTCCTAGAAAGTGAATCTAGATTCCTATCGATGGCACAAAACGCTGCTGATTCGATTGTGATCATCAATGATGAAGGTATCATTCAGTTTTTTAATAAAACGGCTGAGAATACCTTTGGCTATAAACAAGAAGAAGTGATAGGTAAAAATGTAACGATTATCATCCCACATGAATACAAAGATAAACATGATGGATATTTAAAACGATATAAAGATACAGGTGAAAAACATATCATTGGTGAAGGACGAGAAGTTATCGCACAACGAAAGTCAGGTGAAATTTTTCCTTGTGAACTTTCTGTCGGTGAATTTAAAACTAAAAATGGAAAAATGTTTACGGGGATCCTTCGGGACATTAGTCAAAGAAAACTCCAAGAAGAAGAACTTTACCAATATAGAAATCATTTAGAAGAGTTGGTCGAAAGCCAAACTATGGACTTAAAAATGTCCAAAAATATTGCAGAAGAGGCTTCTTATATGAAGTCACTATTTCTTGCTAATATTTCTCATGAATTAAAAACACCGATCCATGCCATTTTGAGTTATGCAGAACTCGGTGCTGAAAAATCAGCCACTGTCTCTCCCGATAAGATCAAAGAATACTTTCAGATCATCGACTCTTCAGGGAAACGGCTTCTAACACTCTTAGAAAATTTGCTGGATATTGCCAAACTTGAATCAGGGAAGATGCGATATCTTTTTGAACGCAATTGTTTGAAAGAGACCACCAAATTTGTAATCAACGAAATGCGTGCGATTTTGGAAAAAAGAGGCATCACAGTTGTTTTACTAGATAAGGAAGAACGTTGGGAAGCTGATTTCGACTACGAACGCATCCAACAAGTAATCCGAAATATCATATCGAATGCATTAAAATTCATTCCAAATGATACTAATATTGAGATAAGTTTGATAAAAAGAGAATTTATTCCAAGAAAATCTCAGTCATATGTAAAAGGAATTGGAATACAGATCAGAGATTACGGACCTGGAATCCCTCCAGAGGATCTTGATAAAATTTTTGAAAAGTTCATCCAATCCAAACAAGTGAAAGCTGGTACAAAAGGTACTGGACTTGGATTGTCAATTTCAAGAGAAATTGTAAATGATCACAACGGACTGTTATATGCGGAAAATCACGAAGAAAAGGGAGCAGTTTTTACAATGTTAATTCCAATTTCCCGTGAAGGAAGTCGATGA